From Tripterygium wilfordii isolate XIE 37 chromosome 13, ASM1340144v1, whole genome shotgun sequence, the proteins below share one genomic window:
- the LOC120011763 gene encoding 50S ribosomal protein L28, chloroplastic-like, with product MAASATAATVSLGCASFSKRPPSLKPRVVSDLSFVTSQLSGIQISCHPSVLERPLSAHFKPALQPVARRICPFTGKKANRANKVSFSNHKTKRLQFVNLQYKRLWWEAGKRFVKLRLSTKALRTIENNGLDAVAKKAGVDLRKK from the exons ATGGCAGCATCGGCAACAGCAGCGACGGTTTCTCTTGGGTGTGCTTCCTTCTCGAAGAGGCCACCGTCTCTGAAACCAAGAGTGGTTTCAGACCTAAGCTTTGTTACTTCGCAATTGAGTGGAATTCAAATTTCCTGCCACCCATCAGTCTTGGAAAGACCTCTCTCTGCTCATTTCAAGCCTGCTCTTCAGCCTGTTGCCC GTAGAATATGTCCTTTCACTGGGAAGAAGGCTAACAGGGCAAACAAAGTTTCTTTTTCAAACCACAAGACGAAGAGGCTGCAGTTTGTGAACCTGCAATACAAAAGGCTTTGGTGGGAAGCCGGTAAGCGTTTTGTAAAACTGCGTTTGTCAACCAAGGCATTGAGAACAATAGAAAACAATGGACTGGATGCTGTTGCCAAGAAGGCTGGAGTAGATCTTCGTAAGAAATAA